One region of Xyrauchen texanus isolate HMW12.3.18 chromosome 11, RBS_HiC_50CHRs, whole genome shotgun sequence genomic DNA includes:
- the LOC127651377 gene encoding uncharacterized protein LOC127651377, with protein MVSLGLKSERSAKLLPTAVPSVNANLSACPVPRSRDTVCRKQEIATMLTDASQQETVDSVDTVESVDTGDQPLPSSTSDAGTQCSLKPPRWSHEELMGLFVICPACCERSDSSIVQQEGTFLKIKQVCASCGYHRFWQNQPMLHRNMPTCNLLLSGAIHFTGCLATQTLRMLTLFGLQCISASSYFRHQHRYTIPVIVQAWQNDQAKNFSDLRAMDGGLVLAGDCRSDSPGHCAKYGSYSLIEDRVNKVVDVQLVQSSEVPNSSWCELEGLKRSVGLLRERTCI; from the exons ATGGTCTCACTTGGATTAAAGAGTGAGAGGAGTGCTAAATTACTTCCTACCGCCGTGCCGTCTGTGAACGCAAACCTCTCTGCTTGCCCCGTCCCGAGGTCGAGAGACACCGTCTGCCGCAAGCAAGAAATTGCCAcg ATGTTGACAGACGCCTCACAGCAGGAGACTGTGGACAGTGTAGACACTGTGGAGAGTGTCGATACTGGGGATCAGCCCTTGCCCTCCTCCACTTCTGACGCTGGGACACAGTGTTCTTTGAAGCCCCCCCGATGGTCTCACG AGGAGCTGATGGGCCTTTTTGTCATCTGTCCGGCCTGTTGTGAGAGGTCAGATAGTAGCATCGTGCAGCAGGAAGGAACTTTTCTTAAGATCAAGCAG gTCTGTGCATCATGTGGCTACCACCGTTTCTGGCAAAACCAGCCAATGCTCCACAGGAACATGCCGACCTGCAACCTCCTGTTAAGCGGGGCCATTCATTTCACTGGATGTTTGGCCACCCAGACATTAAGAATGTTGACTCTGTTTGGCCTGCAGTGCATCAGTGCGAGCAGTTACTTTCGCCATCAGCACCGCTACACCATCCCTGTAATCGTTCAGGCCTGGCAAAACGATCAAGCGAAGAATTTTAGTGACCTACGGGCAATGGATGGCGGGCTAGTTCTTGCTGGTGACTGCAG GTCAGATTCTCCTGGGCACTGCGCGAAGTATGGATCCTACTCTCTGATCGAGGACAGAGTGAACAAGGTGGTGGATGTTCAGCTTGTTCAG AGCTCAGAGGTCCCCAACAGCTCTTGGTGTGAGCTTGAAGGGCTCAAGCGCAGTGTTGGCCTGCTGAGGGAAAGGACCTGCATTTAG